One genomic window of Quercus robur chromosome 6, dhQueRobu3.1, whole genome shotgun sequence includes the following:
- the LOC126732707 gene encoding mitogen-activated protein kinase kinase kinase 5-like: MTLYLTFGIYFFSCVDRDIKGANLLVNSSGVVKLADFGLTKHLTGPAANLSVKGTYHWMAPEIFKRDLYADHCCSSVLALAVDIWSLGCTSIETSI; encoded by the exons ATGACACTTTATTTGACATTtggaatttatttcttttcttgtgtTGATAGGGACATCAAAGGGGCTAATTTGCTTGTTAATTCATCTGGAGTTGTCAAGCTTGCTGATTTTGGGCTGACTAAACAt CTTACTGGACCAGCTGCTAATCTTTCTGTTAAGGGAACTTATCACTGGATGGCTCCTGAG ATCTTCAAACGTGATCTTTATGCAGATCATTGTTGTAGTTCTGTTCTTGCTCTTGCTGTAGATATTTGGAGTTTGGGTTGTACTAGTATTGAAACTAGTATTTAA